GCCATGACCAATGATGTTTTGCTGGCAGTGCCGCTCTTTGTTTTCATGGGAGCGATGCTTGAGCGAAGTGGTATCGCATCTGAACTCTTAGATGGCATCGGCCGGTTGTTTGGAAAACGGCGCGGGGGGCTTGGTTTTGCTATCACACTGGTAGGTGCTTTGCTTGCGGCTTCCACCGGAATCGTTGGTGCCACAGTGACAACGATGGCGCTGCTCTCCCTGCCGGTGATGTTGAAATGGGGCTACTCCCCGCGCCTAGCCGCCGGATCAATCTGTGCTGCTGGGACACTCGGCCAGATCATTCCCCCTTCTCTGGTGCTGGTGCTATTGGCCGACACGATTTCCTCGGCCTATCAAAAAGCACAATTAGCCCAGGGCAATTTCTCGCCAGATACAGTGTCGATCTCGGATCTCTTTGCAGGCGCAATTGTCCCAGGGATACTGATGGTAGTCGTGTTTCTGGTCTACCAGGTCATGCTGACCTTTTTCAGGCCAGAGAGCTGCCCTCCGCCGCCGGAAACCGAGGCGGCTGAAATGACAATCTCACTGCGGGTCCTGTTAATCAGACTGGTGCCTCCATTGGCATTGATCCTTGGTGTTCTCGGCTCAATACTTGGCGGGGTCGCAACGCCGACAGAATCCGCGTCTATCGGGGCCGCCGGTGCCATTTTGCTGGCCGGGTTTGGATCAGAGCACCGAAAACACGCCAACATCGCACTTTTATTCCTCGCTTTGGCCGTCATTTCCAAGCAGGTCATCTTCAGCACATTTGACGTGCCGATCCTCGCGGAGCGCTTCATCCTTGCCGTACCGGTTCTGGTTTTCTTTGGGTATTTCGCCATCGCTCTGCTGCGTTGTGTCAAAATGGGAGCGATAGCCAGCTCCACGACCGAAACCGTTCGATTGAGTTCAATGGTCTTTATGATCCTAATTGGTGCCGCCATGCTATCACTGGTCTTTCGCGGTTTTGGCGGTGATGAGGCTGTGCAGCAGCTGATCTCAAAGGTTCCGGGCGGCCCCTATGCGGCGCTGGCGGCTGTTCTTGCCGTCATGTTCCTTCTGGGCTTCATTCTCGACTTCATCGAAATAATCTTTGTCATCGTGCCAACGATCGCCCCAGTCTTACTGATGTCTGGAATTGACCCGATCTGGCTTGCCATCCTGATATCGCTCAACCTGCAAACCTCGTTCCTCACCCCACCCTTTGGGTTTGCGCTGTTCTATTTCCGCTCCGCTGCGCCTCCGGAAATTTCGACACGGTCAATTTATCTTGGTGTCATGCCTTTTATCGGGCTGCAGCTCCTGGTCTTGATCCTTGTAGCCTTCATGCCGAGCATTTCCACATGGCTTCCCTATACACTAAGGTGAGCGAAGCGCCCTGGCCCGATTCCGGGCGGGTCGCTTTGGTGCAATGGCAGAACGAGCAGACCGAGAAAAACCCATGCAAGAGCCTGACATTCAAACGGCAGCCAAGAAAAAGCGAACACGCCTTTCTCCGCAAGACAGGGAGCACCTGATCCTGACAGGGGCAATCGAATTTGTGGCGGATCGCGGGTTTGCCTTCTCAACTCGCGAATTGGCCCGGCATCTCAACGTCAGCCAGAGT
The genomic region above belongs to Phaeobacter gallaeciensis DSM 26640 and contains:
- a CDS encoding TRAP transporter large permease, giving the protein MGDIHTVYLAALFVGLLLCLMSGFPVAFVLGGVSLLLAGVGILFQHFDASFLAAMPQRIYAAMTNDVLLAVPLFVFMGAMLERSGIASELLDGIGRLFGKRRGGLGFAITLVGALLAASTGIVGATVTTMALLSLPVMLKWGYSPRLAAGSICAAGTLGQIIPPSLVLVLLADTISSAYQKAQLAQGNFSPDTVSISDLFAGAIVPGILMVVVFLVYQVMLTFFRPESCPPPPETEAAEMTISLRVLLIRLVPPLALILGVLGSILGGVATPTESASIGAAGAILLAGFGSEHRKHANIALLFLALAVISKQVIFSTFDVPILAERFILAVPVLVFFGYFAIALLRCVKMGAIASSTTETVRLSSMVFMILIGAAMLSLVFRGFGGDEAVQQLISKVPGGPYAALAAVLAVMFLLGFILDFIEIIFVIVPTIAPVLLMSGIDPIWLAILISLNLQTSFLTPPFGFALFYFRSAAPPEISTRSIYLGVMPFIGLQLLVLILVAFMPSISTWLPYTLR